The genomic DNA GGATGTTGGTCATCACCTCCGCCGACAGGGTCCGGCGCAGTGCGGTGCGCAGGTTCTCCGGTGTGGTCTTGGCGAACCGCTGCGCGGTGCCCACCTTCAGCCGCTTGATCTGATTGGCAAAGAACGGCTGGTCGGCCCCCACCCACAGCACCAGCGTCGGCACCCCGGCGCGCATCCCGGCCGCCGTGGTTCCCGCCCCGCCGTGATGCACCACCGCGCGACAACGCGGGAACACCGTCCGGTGGTTCACCGCACCCACCAGCAACACGTTCTCGGGCACGGTGAGCCCGCGCAGGTCCCAGGTCCCTGACGAGATCAGCGCGCGCTCACCCAGCTCGGCGCACACCTGTGCGATCATCGCGACGGCGTTGGCGGGGGATTCCACCGGCATACTGCCGAAGCCGAAGTAGATCGGGGCCGCCCCGGCGTCGATCCAGCTGTGCACGTCACCGTCGGTGGCGGTGTCGCGCTGCAGGGTCAGGGCGCCGACGAATGGCCGCACCCCGGCCCACTCGTCGGCCAGCCCGGGGAACAGCATCTTGTCGTAGGCCTGGATCTCCAGAGAGCCCGCTTCGGTGAGCCGGCGGATGGCCCGGGTCCGCGCCTTCGGCAGGCCCAGGCTGCTGCGCTGCGCGTCTTCGGCCTGGCGCATCACCTGCCAGTGCAGCCATTCGCCGGCGGCGTACCCGGAGTCCACCACGGCGCCGGGCAGCCGGACCGGCAGCACGCTGCGGTTGGCGCGGTGCGGAAAGTAGTGCAATGCGGCCAGGGGGATGCCGCGCGCCTGGGCCACATTGCCCGCGACCTCCTGGTAGGTGGTGCCGGTCAGCAGCAGATCTGCGCCGTCGGCCACCGCCTCGGCCGCCCGGCCCATGTCCGCCCAGCCTTCCGTGGCGTATTCGCGGCTCTCGTGCCACACCGTCACCGGGTTGCGCAGCGTCCAGAACTTCCGGAACACCTCCGCTTCGAGCTGCTTCTGGGAATCGACGCCGTAGGCGATCGCCGGCCCCAGGCCGACCTCCTCGACGAAACCGACGAGGTTCGGGGGCACCGCCAGCCGGACCTCGTGGCCGCGGGAACGCAGTTCCAGGGCGGCCGCCGCGCACGGTTCGATGTCTCCCCGGGTCCCGTGCACCGCTACGGCGAAAATCACAGCGCCGATCTAAGCACGGGTCTGTGTCCGTGCTGCAAACCCGCTGCGTGGTGGCTTTTGGGGCACTTTGCGGACCGGTTCACCGTGTAACCTGTTTGGGATGTTCAAACGCGCCTTCACCCGCGGTGCGTTGTCGGGGGGCGGGTTTCCATTGCTGTCCCGCGTGGTGGTTCGCCACCCGCTGTGGGTGATCGCCACGTGGGTGATCGCCGGAATCGTACTGCTGCTCTCGCTGCCGTCGCTTGCTGTGGTGGCGGCCAAGAACCCCCCGGAATTCCTGCCGGAGGAAGCGCCGGTGTACGCCTCGACGGACGTGATGAACGAGGCGTTCTCCGAACCCGCGGCCGCCAACAGCGTCGTGATCGTCCTGATCAACGAAGACGGGCTCACGCCGCAGGACGAAGCGACCTACCGCGAGTTGGTGCAGAAGCTGCGCGCCGACACCGACCACGTGATGAACACGCAGGACTTCGTGTCCATCCCCGAGCTGCGCACGGTGATGACCAGTGAGGACAACAAGGCTTACAACCTGCCAGTGAGCCTGACCGGTGTGATGGCCTCCGGGCCGGGGCAACGGTCCTACAACGCCGCCCTCGACATCGTCAAAGAAGTGACCGACGGCTCCACCCTCACCCCGAACATCGTCGGCGCCGCCGCCACCCTGGATGACGTCAACAAGATCGGTGTCCGGGACCAGATCGTCATCGAGACCACCACCGGCATCCTGGTGTTCACCATCCTGGTCCTGGTCTACCGCAGCTTCGTGGCGATGATGCTGCCGCTGTTGACGATCGGCGCCGCGCTGGTGGTGGCGCAGCAGGTGGTGGCGGGCCTCGGTCTGGTGGGGCTGGGCGTCGGCCCGCAGACGCTGCTGCTGATGACGGCGATGATGCTCGGCGCCGGCACCGACTACGCCATCTTCCTACTGAGCCGCTACCAGGAGGTGATGCGTTCCGGCGTCACCTCGGACGAGGCCATGGAGACGGCGCTGACGTCCATCGGCCAGGTGATCGCCGGTTCCGCCTTCACGGTGGCCGCGGCGTTCATGGGGATGGCGTTCACCGACCTGGGGGTGTTCTCCACCGTCGGGCCGCCGCTGGCGGTCACGATCCTGGTCGGGTTCTTCGGCGCGGTCACCATGCTGCCCGCCCTCATGGTGCTGGCCGGCCGGCGCAACTGGCTCAAACCCCGCAAGGACCTCACCGGCCGGATCTGGCGTCGCTCCGGGGCTGAGATCGTCCGCCGTCCCCGCATCGCGCTGGCCGGCAGCCTGAGCGTCCTGTTGGCGTTGGCCGCCTGCATGGCGCTGATCGAATACAACTATGACGACCGCAAGAACCTGCCGGACGACATCGACAGCAACCTCGCCTACGAGGCGATGAACAAGCACTTCACCACCAGCAGCACCGCTCAGCAATTCCTGCTGATCCAGTCGCCGGGGGATCTGCGCTCCCCAGAAGCGCTCGCAGACATGGAGATGATGGCGCAGCGCATCGCCGATCTCCCCGGCATCGACGCGGTGCGCGGCATCACCCGGCCCACCGGCGAGATGATCGAACAGGGCAAGGCCACCTGGCAGGCCGGCGAGGTGGGCACCCGCCTCGGCGACGCCGCCACCCTCATCGACGACAACAACGACAACCTCACGGCGCTCACCAGCGGCGCCGACCGGCTGGCCGACGCTCTCGATGAGATCCGCCGCACTGTTGTCAACGCCGTCGGCAGTGTCCGGGGGCTGGCCTCGGCGCTGGACGACATGGCCGACAAGTACGGCGGCACCAAGACCCTCAACGAGATCGACAAGACCGCCAGCCTGGTGTCCAACATGCGTTCGCTGGGCAAGGCCCTGGGCTTCGACCGGGTGCGGCTCGGCGATGTCGGCGGCTGGGCGGCCCCTGTGCTCGGGCCGCTGAACAGCAGCCCGACCTGTTCGGCCGACCCGGAATGCGTCGCCTCCCGCGCTGACCTGCAGAAGCTGGCCAACCTGCGCGGCGACCCGGCGCTGGACAAGATCGCCGAGCTGGGCGACCTCCTGGTGTCCACCGATCCGAACCAGACACTGGACCAGACCGTCGGCGGACTGAGCCGCACCCTCACCGAACTCACCACCGCCGCCCGCGACCTGGGTCTCGGCGAATCCGGCGGGGTCTCGAGCCGGCTGAACACCGCCATGGAAGGCGCCAACACGCTGGCAGATTCCAGCCGGCAGCTGGCCGAAGGTGTGCAGCTGCTGGTCGATCAGACCCGCAACATCGGCTCCGGGCTGGACCAGGCGTCGAGCTTCCTGATGGCGATGAAGCGCGACGCCGCCGACCCGCCGATGTCCGGCTTCTACATCCCCCCGGAGATGCTCACCCAGGAGGAGTTCAAGAAGGCCGCCGAGCTGTTCATCTCACCCGACGGCCACACCGCGCGCTACCTGGTGCAGACCGCCCTGGACCCCTTCAGCGTCGAGGCGATGGATCAGCTGCAGCTGATCGTCAAGACCGCCGAGGACGCCCGCCCCAACACCACACTGCAGGACGCCACCATCTCGATGGTGGGGTTCACCGTCGTCAACGACAATCTGCGGACCTACTACAACGGCGACATCAAGTTCATCATCTTCGTCACGCTGGTGGTCGTCTTCCTGATCCTGGCGATCATCCTGCGGGCGGTCATCGCGCCGCTGTACCTGGTGGCGTCGGTGGTGCTGTCGTTCGTCTCGGCGGTCGGCATCGGGGTGCTGTTCTTCCAGTTCCTGCTGGACCAGCCCCTGCACTGGAGTGTGCCGGGAACGGCCTTCCTGGTGCTGGTGGCCGTGGGTGCCGACTACAACCTGCTGTTGATCCACCGAATACGCGATGAGGTCCGCCACGGCCACACCATGAAGGCGGCGGTGGTGCGCACCGTCGGCGCCACCGGTGGCGTCATCACCTCGGCGGGCATCATCTTCGCGGTGTCGATGCTGAGCCTGACGGTCAGCAGCCTGAGCACCGTGGTGCAGATGGGCTTCGTCATCGGGGTGGGCCTGCTGCTCGACACCTTCATCGTGCGCACCGTCACGGTGCCCGCGATGGCGGTGCTGGTGGGCGACCGCAACTGGTGGCCGTCGAAGTCGGTCGGCACGCTTTACCTGCCGTCGAAACCGGCGGCGGGGGCAGGCGACGAGGACACCGACCGCATCCCGGACGGGGTGTTCCACGACGCGACCACCGATCCGCTGGACCTCGACTTCTCCTCGGACACCGATCAGCTGTGCCTGGATCTGGACATCGACACCGCGTCTCTGCACCGGGCCTACTCAGCGGTGGATACCGATCAGCTGGATACCGAGGAGCTGGCCGCTCACGTCGACGAGCCGCGGGACGACGACGATGAGCTCGACCTCGAGACCGAGGCCGAGGAGCCGGAGTCTGAGGTCGAGGCTGAGGCCGACGAGGTCGAGCCGGAGCCGGCGGCCGACGAGCCGGAGACCGAGGAGGCCGACGAGGTCGAATCGGAGGCCGACGAGGTCGAGCCGGAGGCCGACGAGGCCGAGGCGGAGGAGCCCGAGGTCGAAGCTGCCGAGGTTGAGGTCAGCGAGGAGACCGACGAGCCGCAGCTCGAGACGGATGATGCCGAGGCGGAGGAGCCCGAGGCCGAAGCTGCCGAGGTTGAGGTCAGCGAGGAAACCGACGAGATCACAAACAGCCCTGCCGACACCGACGCCCCGACGAAGCGGCGCTGGTTCGGGCGGTGGCGCAGGTGAGCACCCCGGGGGGGACCTGGTGTGCCGATACAGAGGATGTGAATGACCGAGAAGTCCATCGAGGTGATCATCCCGGTGCGCAATCTGGCCGGCCAGATTCCGGAGCTGGCCCGGCCGCTGCTCGAGCAGCGCCACGAGGGTGACGTCATCACGGTGATCAACGACGCGTCCACCGACGACACCGCGGAGGTGGCCGCCGGCCTGGGCCTGAACGTGATCACGCTGACCGCGAGCCACGGACCCTATTTCGCCCGGCAGACGGCGGCCCGGCGGTCGACGGCGGACATCCTGTTGTTCATCGACGGCCGATGCCGCCCGCTACCCGGCCTGCTCGACGCGCACCGCGAGATGCAGTCGCGCGACGGCGTGGCGCTGTCGTGCACCGATGTGCGGACCCGCACCGGGCCGTCGCTGGCCGCCCGGGTGGCCGAGCTGCAGCAACCGTTCAGCCTGCGCGGGCGGGTCGACATCCCCGGGCGGCCGCCGTATTTCCCGACCTGCAACCTCGGCATCGCGCGCCCCGCGTTCGAGGCCGTCAACGGCTTCCGGGTGATGCGCGGTGGGGGCGATGTGGACATCTGCTGGCGCATCCAGGAACAGCAGCTGGGGGAGATGGCCGTCGACCACCGGGTGCTGATGGAGTGGGAGCCGCGCACGTCGATGCGTGATCTGGCCAGCCAATACCGCCGCTACGGTCGCAGCACCGCCTACCTCAAGTGGGCGTTCGGGGACCAGTCGCCCGCGGTGTACCGCAAGGACTCACTGGTGGAAGCGGTCAAAGGCGAGATCGCCCGGCGCAAGGCCATCCGGTGGCCCACCGTCACCGAGGAGCTGGCCCGGATCAGCATCGACACGGTGTTCCAGTTCGGATATCTCGAGGCCAAACGCAAACGCGACACCTTCGAACCGCCCCGCAACTACGGCGCCGAGGTGCGCTGAGGGTCAGGGCGCGGTTTCGGCGGTCAGGCGGTACTGGCGCATCACCAGCGGGCAGAAGATCAGGGCCAGGCCCACGATCCACGCCGCGGCGATCACGATCGTGCCCAGCGCCGGCTCGCCCTCCGACAGCGCCCGCATGCTCTCGATGACGGGCGCCATGGGCTGGTAGGCCACGATCGGCTGCAGCCAGCCGGGGAACGACTCCACCGGAGCGATGCCGGGGCTGCAGAACGTAAGACCCACCGCACTGGTGCCCAGCCACATGAACAGGGCGTTGCCCGTGGCCCGCAGCGACAGCGCGGTCACCATCACCGAGAACGTCAGCACCACGAGCACCGGCAACAGCAGGTAGGGGATGAGGCCCAGCAGGTTGCCGCTGAACCGCAGGCCCAGCGCCACTCCGACCGCGGTGATGATCAGCACGCCCAGGAACGTCCGCAGCGCCTCGGCCAGCAGCCGGCCCAGGATCGCGCTCATCCGGTGCACCGGCTGGGTCCAGAACCGCCGCAGCAGCCCGGACCCGCGTTCGATCTGCAGGGACAGCGCGCTGCTGATGGCGCCGAACATCCCGCCGGCGAGCGCACACATCGGCACCAGACGTTCCAGGTTGTCGGTGCCGTTGATGGCGACCATCGATTCGCCCGCCAGCAGGTGGTAGAAGACCAGCAGCGCCGTCGGGAACAACAGGCCCTGGATGGGGACGGCCGGATAGCGGCGCCAGCCGCGCAGCAACCGGCCCGCAAAGATGACGCTCTCAGCCGGCAACGACAGCTTGCTCGTCGGATACTCGGTCATTCCGCCCGCCTCTGGGACCGGGCGGCGATCACGCCGAAGACGAGCAGCAGGCCGAAGCACCACGCCAGCGTCCCGGCAAGGCTGCTCGACGACACCGAACCGTCGGTGAAGCCCCGCAGCGTCCCGGTGATCACCGACACCGGCTGCATCCGCACGAACGGCTCCACCCAGTCGGGGAACGCACTGGCCGGCGCCATGCCGGTGGACAGCAGCACCAGGCCCAGGATCGGGATCAGCAACAGCTGGCTGGACGCGTCGATGCGTTTGATGCGGGTGCCGATCGCGTCGGCACCGAGGGACAGCGCCAGCGTCAGCACACCGATCACCAGCACGAAGGCGACGGCGTAACCGACACCGCCGGCCAGCCGGAAGCCGAAGGGGTAGGCGATGGCGATGGAGGCCACCACCACGACGGCCGAGCGGATCAGGCAGTACAGCATCCGGGCGGCCAGCGGCACCAGAGTGTGCATCGGCATGGTCAGCATCCGGCGTCCGAACCCGTGGGAGGCGTCCCGGGCGGCGCGGTCAGCGGCGGTCAGCGCCCCGAAGAGCAGGGTCTGCATGATGATCGTCGGCAACACGTATTGCGCGTACGGCATCGAGCCGGTGTTGATCACGTCGCGCAGCACCAACGTGAACCCGACGAATGTGGCGACGGGAACCACGACGGCGAGGACCAGATCGAAGTCGCGCAGGGTGCCGCGGAAAACTCGTTCGGTCAGGGTGACCAGTGCGCTCATGCCGTGACTGGACGCTCCGTGAGATGCAGGAACACCTCGTCGAGCGACGGTTTACGCAGCGAGATGTCGAGCAGTTCGACGCCGAGACCCTCGATGCGGCGGAACACCTCGCCGAGGGTGGCGACCCCGTTCGCCGCGGGCAGCGACACCGTGTTCAGGTCCGTGTCGATCTCGAGGCCCTCGTAGTCGGCCAGCGCCGTGGCCACCGCGGACAGATCGTCCGGGCTCACGGGGGTGACCTGGCAGTAGGCGAAACCCAGATGCCGCTTCAGCTGCTCGGCGGTTCCGCTGGCGATGATCTCGCCACCGTTGAGGATGATGATCGAGTCACTGAGGACGTCGGCTTCCTCCAGGTATTGGGTGGTCAGCAGCACCGTGACACCCTGGTCGCGCAGCTCGGAGACCAGCGACCAGACGTCGCGCCTGCTGCGCGGGTCCAGGCCGGTGGTGGGCTCGTCGAGGAACAGCACCTGCGGGGTCACCACCAGCGACGCGGCGATGTCGATGCGGCGCCGCATACCGCCGGAGTAGGTCATCACCTGTCGGTCGGCGGCCTTGGCGAGGTCGAAGCGCTCGATCATCTCGTCGGCGCGTTTGCGCGCGTCGCGCCGGCTGAGCCCGCGCAGGCGGGAGAACAGAATGAGGTTCTCGCGGCCGGTGAGCAGCAGATCCACCGAGGCGTCCTGGCCGGTCACCGAGATGGCCGCCCGCACCTTGTCGGCGTCGCGCACCACGTCGTGGCCGCCCACCAAGGCGTGACCGGTGGAGGGCCGCAGCAACGTGGAGAGGATGTTGACGGTGGTTGTTTTGCCGGCGCCGTTGTGACCCAGCAGCGCACACACCGATCCGGTGGGCACGGCGAAGGTGATGTCGTGCAGAGCACGCATAGCCCCGAATGTCTTTCCGACACCACTGAGCTCGATCACGGGTCAACGATACAGGCGCAGGTGGTCCGTTCAACCGCCACGTGAAGCCTGTCACCCCGGGCTTCGCGAGGTGCGGTCGGGGCTCGGCGTGACGCTACGGTGGTTACCGCCAGCCGCCACGCCCACTGTCTGGGGGACTCTTGATCAGCCTGTCCGAGCCGACATCCGTTGTCGCGGCGATCCCCAACTACAACATGGGGGAGTCGCTGCAGCGGTTGCTGCCGCAGGTGCTGGGTCAGGGATATGACCGCGTCCTGGTCCTCGACGACGCGTCCACCGACCACAGTGTCGACGTGGTGGCGGGCTTCTCCGGCGCGGTCGAGATGGTGCGCAGCCCGGTGAACCAAGGCGCCGGCGCCAACCGCAACCAGGTGCTCAACCACGTGGCCGACGGTGACCTCATCCATTTCATCGACGCCGACATGGATCTGGCCACCGACAACATCGGCGCGGTGGCCCGCGACGTGTTCACCCGGTATGCCGCCGACGGCGTCGGGGCCGTCGGCGGCCTGGTCAGCCGTGCCGACGGCAGCCAGGAGCCCTTCAACTTCGGTCCGGTATTCTCCCTCAAGACCGTGCTGGCCTCGGCGCCGCCGATGCTGGACCGGATCCGCCACCGGCCGCGGCTGGTGCGGGCCATCCGCCGGGTCGGCGTGCCCGGCCAGCGGTACTGGCCGGACGTCTTCGCCACTCCGGTTGCGCGCCCGGCCTATTGGCTGCACGAGGGCAACATGCTGATCAATGCCGGGGTGTTCGCCGCGGTGGGCGGCTACGACACCAAGGTGCGCTATCACGAGGCCCAGGACCTCGGGATCCGGTTGGAGAAACTGGGCGTCAAGCGCCAGTTCGACCCCGTGATCGCGGTGGTGCACCACTACATCGACGTTCGCGGCACCAGTCGCGGCAAACAGGAACGCGATTCAGTGGCCTACCTGATCCGCAAACACGGCGTCGGTCGTTTCCTGTTCGAGCGCTGAGACGGGTCAGGCCCCCGCGGGTACGCCGTTGGCCACGTCGAGACGCTCGAACTTGTCGGCCTCGTAGAGCTGCGCGCAGCTGGCGCGGCGGATCTTGCCGCTGGTGGTGATGGGCAGGGCGCCGCGGCCCACCAGGACGATGTCCGCCGGGCTGAGGGCATGCGCCTGGGAGATGGCAGCGGTGAGCCGGCCTTTGAGGGACGTCAGCTTTTCGCGCAGGTTCTCGTCACCGTTCTGGTTGGTCTTCACCTCGACGATGACCACGAGTTGCTCGGCCCGGTCCTTGTCCACCGAGATCGCCGCGGAACGGCCGTTGCTGATCTCGGTGATGGTGGCCTCGATGTCGTCGGGGTAGTGGTTGACCCCTCGCACGATCAGCAGGTCCTTGATGCGCCCGACGATGAACAGCTCGCCGTCGGCCAGGAAGCCGAGGTCTCCGGTGCGCAGCCAGGGCCCGGCGTCGGTGCCCTCCGACGGCTGATTGATGACGGCGCCGAAGACGGACTCCGACAGCTCGGGCTTGTGCCAGTAGCCGACACACACGTTGTCGCCGCGCACCCAGATCTCACCGACTGTTCCCTCCGGGCATTCGGTGGCGGTGTCCGGGTCCACGATGCGCACGGTCGGCGACGTCGGCCTGCCGTACCCGACCAGCGGGGTGCCGCCGTCGTCGGTGCTGACGCGCGGTTGCCCCGCCGAGAGCGACTCGGGCTCGAACGACACGACGGTGGGCGGCTTGTTCGGTCCGTCGGTGGCCACGTAGAGGACGGCCTCGGCCAGGCCGTAGGACGGTCGCAGCGTCTCCGGCTTGAGGTTGAACCGGGCGAAGCGGGCCGCGAAACGTTTCAGCGTCGCGTCGTGCACCCTTTCGCTGCCACTGATGATGGTCAGCACGGCGCCCAGGTCCATGCCCTCGAGGTCGGCGTCCGAGGTGCGCCCGGCGGCCAATTCGAACGCGAAGTTGGGGCCCGCGGTCAGCGCGCCGGGGTGGGTGGCCAGCAGCTGCATCCAGCGGGCCGGCCGCGCCAGGAAGCCCAACGGGGTGGTGAACACCGTTTTCCAGCCGCCCATGATCGGGGCCACGACGCCCAGCAGCAGACCCATGTCGTGATAGAAGGGCAGCCAGGACACCACGGTGGTGCCCATCGGGGCCACCCCGCCGTGGTCGGAGAAGTAGGCGTTGACCTGCTGCTCGAAGTTCACCGCCAGGTTGTCGTGGGTGACCATGACCCCGGCCGGGGTGCGGGTGGACCCCGAGGTGTACTGCAGGTAGGCGACGTCGGGGCGCACCAGGTTGCGCAGGGTGGACTTGCGCCGGGACTCCAGATCCAGCTGGTCGACGGCGAGGACCGTCGGGGTGCGGCCCGAACTGTCGGGGGTGAGGTACTCGGACAGGACCTCGGTCAGCGCCGCGGTGGTCAGGATGGCGGTGGGTGCGGAGTCAGCCAGGACCGCGCTCACCCGCTCGTCGTGCTGGCCGGCGAACGGCATCGACAACGGGACGGCGATCACCCCGGCCTGCAGCGCGCCCAGGAAGGCGACGAGGTAGTCCAGCCCCTGAGGCGCGACGATCACCGCGCGATCACCGGCGGCGGCGTGGGTGCTCAGTTCCTCGGCCATGTTCAGCGTGCGCCGGTAGAGCTCGGCCCAGGTCAGGGTGCGCTCGACGCCGTCCCAGTCCTGGTCGTAATCCATGAAGACAAATGCGGTGTCGGTCGGCTGCAAACTCGCACGTTCCCGGAGGATCGCGGGAATCGATGACGCGGTCATGAACGCGGCGCCTCGCAGTGACCGGCTGGCAATCGTGTCGACATCCCCCGAGCATAGGGCCACCGCTGCCGTCGATGTGCGAGAGGGCGATCCCGCACGCCGCCGCACGCTGGGGTCGGGGCTACCGCGCTGAGACGCGAATCACCCACGGCGGGTGTGGAGTTGACGGCGGTGTCAGATCAGCGCGAGAGGCGGCTGAACCATTTGGTCTTGATGCGCCAGGAGTGCGCCGCGGCCACAGCGAACACGGCGCCGCAGGTGCAGGCGAACAGCCACACCGCCTTGCCCTCTTCCCAGGCGGCAAAGGCGGGCCAGTAGGCGGTCAAGATTCGCACCGCGCACGCGATGATGCCGCTGGCGGTGGCCACCAGATACACGTCGGCCATCATCCGGGAGCGGGGGTCCTTGCGCAGGATCAGCAGGGCCCGCCCGCCGTAGCCCAAGAGGTAGATGAGCATGCCGCAGAGCACCAGCCAGTACGCGCTGAGCCAGAAATCGGTGGGCACCAGGAAGAAGTCGGGCCGGTAGATGGCGGCCCCGTTGCCGAGGGTGAACAGTACGAGCAGCACCGGGATGCACAAGGTTGCCGGGCGCTCGATGTGTTGCTTGAAAACCTTGTGCATCGACTGGTCGTCGTGCAGGCGGCCCAGCGCGTTGTAGACGATCGCTGAAGCGGCCACGATGTAGGCGTCATGACCGATGTAATCTTCGAGATTCCACTTGCCCGTCAGGGCGTGTAGCCAGTGGCCGAGGGTCTCGGACGCCAGCGGCGTCATGAGCAGGATGGCCAGACCCTGCAGCGCGACGTTGAGGGTGGCGGCAACTTCCCATCGGCACGACCAGGTGACGCGGCGGATCCACAGGCTCCACGCGATGCACGCGATGGTGATGACGATGAGAGTGGCCAGTGCCATTACCTGACGCCTTCTAGCTGAATTCCGGTCAGCAAATTGTAACGCTAGAGCGGTGGGGCGTCTCGGCGCGGCGACAATTCCGACAACCGCGGCAGCCGGTGGCGAATGCCGGTGGCTGTGGGAGCGGCGGCGGTGACGGTGGCAGTTGTGCCTGCTTCGGGGGCCGTCTGGACCATCAGCGGCGACGACTCGATGTAGCGCCAGACCTCGTCCCGGGTCATCAGCCCGAACCGTATCTGGAGGTCCGGGTAATTCAGATCAAAACGATCTGCGACCAGGCGCAGCTCCTCGGCGTTCGGGTAGTCGGGCTCTTTGAGTCGCCGGTAATAGGTGGAGCTCGACACACCCAGGGCGTCATAGATGTGCTTGGCTTCGACATCCCCGTCCAGGAGATAGTCGAGCAGCGCTTTGAGCTGTCTGCCGTTCTCGTCGGTACGTGGCACGAATACAACCATAGACGCCAATCCCGGGAATGGGCACCAGCAACCACTAATTAGACAACACTCGTTTTATTGACATAGCCGTCACACTTTCGGGATGGGTCTCCCATTTCTGGGACATCCGTGTACGGTTGGCCACATGGTCGCACCCTCCATCGCGTGGCAACCCGGGCAGATTGCCCGCGTAACCGATCACCTCGTTGCCGGTGCACCCGGCCTCAACGACATCGTCCCGCTGTCCGCACCGCTGAGCGAGATCCTCAGCGCGGAATTCGACGGCGCCATCGAAAGCCTCGGCGTCGCTCCTGATGCATTGCTGCTCGCCACCCTCGGCCGTGCCGTCGAACGCACTCTGGGTGCCGGACACATCGCCGTCGACATCGCCGACGGGAAGTTTGCCGGCGCCACGGTGGCACTGCGTTGCGCCTCGGCCCGGGACACCAACGCCAACGAGATGCTGCTGGAGGCCGAGAGCGTGCTCGGCCTCAGCGGGGTGCAGGCCGCGGCCTCGCTCACGGGTGCCGAGGTGGCGCTCTCGCCCGCCGGTACCGCACCGGTGGAGATCACCGAGACCCGGGCCCTGCAGCTGTGCGCTTCGCGGCGTGACGAGCTGGTGCAGTTGGACTGGTGGTACGACTCGCGCCGGTTCAACAGCTACACCGTGGAGGAACTCGCCGAGCAGTTCGCCCTGTCGCTCATCGAACTCACTTCTGAGGCCGCGGCGCCGCTGCACAGCTGACCATCCGGCGATTTGCACCCCCGGCGTAGACTCCACACCCGAAGCACCAGCGGCGTCGATCCGGCCATCACCGGGGAGCCTTCGGAAGAACGGCCGGGAAATACTGCGGCTCAGTAGAACCGAACGGGTGGGCCCGTCACAGCCCGCAATGAGCGGCCACGCCCTGTGCGTGTGCAAGCGGGGTGGTA from Mycolicibacterium tokaiense includes the following:
- a CDS encoding ABC transporter permease, which produces MTEYPTSKLSLPAESVIFAGRLLRGWRRYPAVPIQGLLFPTALLVFYHLLAGESMVAINGTDNLERLVPMCALAGGMFGAISSALSLQIERGSGLLRRFWTQPVHRMSAILGRLLAEALRTFLGVLIITAVGVALGLRFSGNLLGLIPYLLLPVLVVLTFSVMVTALSLRATGNALFMWLGTSAVGLTFCSPGIAPVESFPGWLQPIVAYQPMAPVIESMRALSEGEPALGTIVIAAAWIVGLALIFCPLVMRQYRLTAETAP
- a CDS encoding glycosyltransferase; the protein is MIFAVAVHGTRGDIEPCAAAALELRSRGHEVRLAVPPNLVGFVEEVGLGPAIAYGVDSQKQLEAEVFRKFWTLRNPVTVWHESREYATEGWADMGRAAEAVADGADLLLTGTTYQEVAGNVAQARGIPLAALHYFPHRANRSVLPVRLPGAVVDSGYAAGEWLHWQVMRQAEDAQRSSLGLPKARTRAIRRLTEAGSLEIQAYDKMLFPGLADEWAGVRPFVGALTLQRDTATDGDVHSWIDAGAAPIYFGFGSMPVESPANAVAMIAQVCAELGERALISSGTWDLRGLTVPENVLLVGAVNHRTVFPRCRAVVHHGGAGTTAAGMRAGVPTLVLWVGADQPFFANQIKRLKVGTAQRFAKTTPENLRTALRRTLSAEVMTNIRELSPRLTPANETVRMTADLLEARAREPR
- a CDS encoding glycosyltransferase, whose translation is MTEKSIEVIIPVRNLAGQIPELARPLLEQRHEGDVITVINDASTDDTAEVAAGLGLNVITLTASHGPYFARQTAARRSTADILLFIDGRCRPLPGLLDAHREMQSRDGVALSCTDVRTRTGPSLAARVAELQQPFSLRGRVDIPGRPPYFPTCNLGIARPAFEAVNGFRVMRGGGDVDICWRIQEQQLGEMAVDHRVLMEWEPRTSMRDLASQYRRYGRSTAYLKWAFGDQSPAVYRKDSLVEAVKGEIARRKAIRWPTVTEELARISIDTVFQFGYLEAKRKRDTFEPPRNYGAEVR
- a CDS encoding RND family transporter, whose product is MFKRAFTRGALSGGGFPLLSRVVVRHPLWVIATWVIAGIVLLLSLPSLAVVAAKNPPEFLPEEAPVYASTDVMNEAFSEPAAANSVVIVLINEDGLTPQDEATYRELVQKLRADTDHVMNTQDFVSIPELRTVMTSEDNKAYNLPVSLTGVMASGPGQRSYNAALDIVKEVTDGSTLTPNIVGAAATLDDVNKIGVRDQIVIETTTGILVFTILVLVYRSFVAMMLPLLTIGAALVVAQQVVAGLGLVGLGVGPQTLLLMTAMMLGAGTDYAIFLLSRYQEVMRSGVTSDEAMETALTSIGQVIAGSAFTVAAAFMGMAFTDLGVFSTVGPPLAVTILVGFFGAVTMLPALMVLAGRRNWLKPRKDLTGRIWRRSGAEIVRRPRIALAGSLSVLLALAACMALIEYNYDDRKNLPDDIDSNLAYEAMNKHFTTSSTAQQFLLIQSPGDLRSPEALADMEMMAQRIADLPGIDAVRGITRPTGEMIEQGKATWQAGEVGTRLGDAATLIDDNNDNLTALTSGADRLADALDEIRRTVVNAVGSVRGLASALDDMADKYGGTKTLNEIDKTASLVSNMRSLGKALGFDRVRLGDVGGWAAPVLGPLNSSPTCSADPECVASRADLQKLANLRGDPALDKIAELGDLLVSTDPNQTLDQTVGGLSRTLTELTTAARDLGLGESGGVSSRLNTAMEGANTLADSSRQLAEGVQLLVDQTRNIGSGLDQASSFLMAMKRDAADPPMSGFYIPPEMLTQEEFKKAAELFISPDGHTARYLVQTALDPFSVEAMDQLQLIVKTAEDARPNTTLQDATISMVGFTVVNDNLRTYYNGDIKFIIFVTLVVVFLILAIILRAVIAPLYLVASVVLSFVSAVGIGVLFFQFLLDQPLHWSVPGTAFLVLVAVGADYNLLLIHRIRDEVRHGHTMKAAVVRTVGATGGVITSAGIIFAVSMLSLTVSSLSTVVQMGFVIGVGLLLDTFIVRTVTVPAMAVLVGDRNWWPSKSVGTLYLPSKPAAGAGDEDTDRIPDGVFHDATTDPLDLDFSSDTDQLCLDLDIDTASLHRAYSAVDTDQLDTEELAAHVDEPRDDDDELDLETEAEEPESEVEAEADEVEPEPAADEPETEEADEVESEADEVEPEADEAEAEEPEVEAAEVEVSEETDEPQLETDDAEAEEPEAEAAEVEVSEETDEITNSPADTDAPTKRRWFGRWRR
- a CDS encoding ABC transporter permease, which encodes MSALVTLTERVFRGTLRDFDLVLAVVVPVATFVGFTLVLRDVINTGSMPYAQYVLPTIIMQTLLFGALTAADRAARDASHGFGRRMLTMPMHTLVPLAARMLYCLIRSAVVVVASIAIAYPFGFRLAGGVGYAVAFVLVIGVLTLALSLGADAIGTRIKRIDASSQLLLIPILGLVLLSTGMAPASAFPDWVEPFVRMQPVSVITGTLRGFTDGSVSSSSLAGTLAWCFGLLLVFGVIAARSQRRAE